From a region of the Suncus etruscus isolate mSunEtr1 chromosome 11, mSunEtr1.pri.cur, whole genome shotgun sequence genome:
- the LOC126023046 gene encoding olfactory receptor 6C2-like, producing MRNHSSITTFILLGLTNDPKLETLLCIYMFLAYLLSTTGNLAIIFLILVDSHLKTAMYFFLQNFSFLEISFTTACVPKYLHIILSGDKTISVKACFSQIFFAVLFGATDFFLLAVMSYDRYVAICKPLHYVTIMNRRVCMILIICCWASGLVIILPPLVLTLHLEFCGSGIDHYFCDASPVLKNSCSDTWFIEQMVIVFAALTFIVTLVCVVISYICIIRMILRLPSAQQRKKAFSTCSSHLIVVSLSYSSVMFIYVKPSAKDEVAINKTVSLLATSVAPLLNPFIYTLRNKQVKQSFHNTLKRFSFYFKK from the coding sequence ATGAGGAACCACTCTTCTATCACTACGTTCATCTTACTGGGATTGACAAATGACCCCAAACTAGAGACTTTGCtctgtatatatatgtttctGGCATATTTATTAAGTACAACTGGGAATTTGGCTATAATATTTCTCATCTTGGTGGATTCTCATTTAAAAACagccatgtatttttttcttcaaaatttttctttcttagaaataTCATTCACCACAGCCTGTGTTCCCAAATACCTGCATATTATTTTAAGTGGGGACAAGACCATCTCTGTCAAGGCCTGTTTTAGTCAAATCTTTTTTGCTGTCCTCTTTGGAGCTACAGATTTTTTCCTCTTGGCTGTGATGTCTTATGATCGCTATGTGGCTATCTGCAAACCCCTGCATTATGTCACCATTATGAACAGAAGAGTCTGCATGATTCTCATCATCTGTTGCTGGGCATCTGGTTTAGTAATTATTCTCCCACCCCTTGTTCTGACTCTTCATCTGGAATTTTGTGGCTCTGGTATTGATCATTATTTCTGTGATGCTTCTCCAGTTCTAAAGAATTCGTGTTCAGATACTTGGTTCATAGAGCAGATGGTCATAGTTTTTGCTGCTCTGACATTCATAGTGACTCTTGTGTGTGTGGTTATATCCTACATATGCATCATTAGGATGATTCTACGATTGCCCTCTGCTCAGCAAAGGAAGAAAGCTTTCTCCACCTGTTCTTCTCACTTGATTGTGGTTAGCCTCAGTTATAGCAGTGTAATGTTTATATATGTCAAGCCTTCAGCTAAGGATGAAGTGGCCATAAATAAGACAGTTTCTCTGCTTGCCACATCTGTTGCCCCTTTGTTGAACCCCTTCATTTACACTCTGAGAAATAAACAAGTTAAACAATCTTTTCACAATACTCTgaaaagattttcattttattttaaaaaatag